A region of the Melanotaenia boesemani isolate fMelBoe1 chromosome 6, fMelBoe1.pri, whole genome shotgun sequence genome:
aagcagctgctgcatcagccgagggagggatgtacacattaaacagtataacgtgtgaaaactccctcgggaggtaatacggccgcatacccacagcgagtaactcaatgtccctggtgcagagctgttcctttacacagacgtgcgccgggttgcaccatctctcgttgacatacaccgcgagtcccccgcctttcctcttaccactctcCGCCGCACTCCTATCCGCGCGCgaaagtttaaatccatccagggaaaccacagagtccggaataagtccattcagccacgtctccgtTAGACACATGAGGCTACATTCCCTGAACTCCCGCTGTAGCCGGGTCAGCGCCGTGAGCTCCTCGGTCTTGTTAGAGAGGGAACGAACGTTTCCCATAATCACGGAGGGTAAATATGGCCTgtacctccgtttcctctcctggagctttcttcctgctctgcagcctcttctttttctccgtatctccgcgggaatctccggcttctccgcgtagagaagagcagtgccgctcagagctaacagctggtccctggtgtaaacaatggagccgtggctgaaaccaaaggtgtcccccgccgaagtttggaaaagtgccaaaagaagcatataggcagaaatacagtattttatcatttttaactgCCTATATGCTACTTAAAAAACACCATAATGCggtgtgtatatacacacaccgcaatgtgtatgtgtgtatagcTATTGCTTATACAGCTATTTAGTTCATGCAGCAATGTACACAGTGACTAGAAAGGCAGAGGCTGGGTTCAGTCTATTTGTATGATGCGTACACTTCCTAAACAATGCTCTGAGCTTAGATGTATCTGTTCATTAAAAGCGACTGATCATATCtgtcaaacaaaacatgacaccATTGACTGCCTTGTGTTCTTATGATTTGTCACAGACTTCCCTATGCCCAGGTTTCAATAAGGCGTCCAATAAAAACTCACACAAAGGAATACTATCCCAAAGCTGGCATGCCACAAATCCCACGGACACTTCAAGTAAGTCATATTTCCAATTATGGTCACCAGATGGCGCTTACATCTCACCTGCAGTTTGCATCCACCTATTGATGATTGATCCGGCTTGATCATCACACAGTGGGCAGGATGGACCCAAACAAGACACCGTACTGTATTCTTATACTTAGCTTAAGgcaatcaattaaaaataaataaataaatgtcactatAGTTTATGAATAAACAGGACTATTTTTTGTATTCATCCCCACTATATCCTTTACTGTAGCCAACTTGCTTTTTGTCAAGCAGGCTAGTGacgatgataataataataatagcattGTGAAGAAAGCAGCGGTTTTGTTTCTTGCATATCCTAAACGACTGCTTAACCAGGGAGTTGCCGGTCTCCAATTCTATTGATGTTCCATGGAAAGTAGGCTATATTAACATTCTACATCCCTGTGAAGTTTTTGGAGCTGCACACCACAGGAAAAAGCAGATCACCATTGGATCATCaacacagcacagaagatcTTCAACCGTATGCTCTTTTGAGGACTAGGTCATGTCCAGGTCATGCTGCCTTTAAAAAACTTGCAgcatcatgaaaaacaaatcctAACCAACACATCATCCGTTCCAATGGCAGGTGATCAAAGCCAGAACAAACTGCACATATCCCAGATCTGTAGCAATTTTAAACGAATATGCCTCACCCTAACTAACATGCAATAGATAAAGTGTTAAATATGACAAATGGTCTGGAATATTGttgttaaaatgacactttttcctaaattatatatacatatatatatgtatatatatatatatatatatatatatatatatatatatatatatatacacactgtaTATTAAAAAgtatccctttttttttttttttaccactgcgTCCCCAACCATGGACACTATAACCACACCAGAGCTGTGATTTGACTttgatttagtctttttttgttattgttgcatTATTTCATGACATCACATGCATCTGTATACCTTTTGGATTTGTCTTCTGTCACGCAATGTTGACGCTCCAACAAAATGTTATGTCACAATAAATCTTGAATTGAGTCAATTGAATTTGCTTTTAATCTTCTTAAATTCTCTATGTGTATGGTTTTTGCACTGAAATGGAACTACACTcaattttgttatatattttatgtacaaTGAGAAAAATTGCCATCACCATTTATGATTGGTTAATCTGAACAAAACTCTGTCCTTTCCCTAAATGCAGTGACTAAGAGCCAGGACTATAGGGGTTAACAAGAGAATTAAATAGAATACAATTCTATTCAAAACTATCAAAAATCAACAGACGAGTCTACTACTGATAAGTAAGTTTCCCTTCTCTGACCGATGATGCATCATGCATCCCATGGTATAGTTTTTGTACACTGAGATGATTGGACTTGGATTTATTCAATCAAACTCCGATTAGTCTGATTTTACAGGGAAAATTCAATCATGGTGTGACGAGACTAAGTGACTCTTCTCTTTAGTTCCAACTCAGCATTTGGACATGCACTGTCCAAAATCATCTTCAAACACCACCTTGAATGATCTGTTGCCATTACATGCCCCCTGATCTTTCAACAAGCCCTGTACCACAATGCGCTATTACTCACAAAGATAGCGGCCCTTACAAAGCCAAATTTGGCTTATTTACTATAATGCCCATTAAATAATGATCCAAGCTTTCACTCTCTATGCGTAATGGTAATAGTGATCAAACCGAATGATTCGGATGTGTTTAATGAATCCGAATCTGATCAATGATTCCAGGTTATAGCTGCGACAAGATACTTACTTGACATTGGTCTAGAATCATCTTCAGGTTCCTCCATGACCCATCAAGCTGGCGTGTCTGCCCATTTCTGCACAGGATCGCATCAGTGTTGCAGACAGTCACACGCTCTTCATTTGACTCCTAATCAAAACTGATGTGCCAACATAAACATTGCAGAGTAATTTTGaatttaattacaaaatatCTTTATAACATATTGCAAAGTGTCCATTACAAAATCCACTGAAACATCACTGGTGACTGGGTGCACTGATGGAACCATTTTAATTGCAGCACTGCCAACAAGATCATTAAATACATGGACTGCGTAGATAGACAAATTAACAAAACAGTTATGACAATAACTGATATCATTAACAAAACGTATTACTACCAACTACAAAtcaataatttttaataaaccGTGTCAATAACGAGTAAAATCTGCATCAGTCTCTAAAGACATCTGTATCAGTTAGCCTCTATCaaacttgtgcagaacttttcAAACATGGAACACTATACAGAAACAAGTTGGTCATGGTCTAGATTGAATTGACCACATTACATAGAAGTgtgtttaaatcaaatcaatacATTTATTCCAAACAGTGGGGAATGCTGACATATGCTATTTGCTAACTTCCCCGAGAAGTGTCAGAAACGCAGACATATTACCTAATGATGGACTCCTGACTTCACATTATGTGACAGAGTGAtatctccctctcacacacacagctaagCAGGAGGCCAACAGtttgtgtatacatacatacatacatacacacacacataaactgttgtatacatatatacacacacatatacacttcTCCTAATTGGCCCATAGCCAATCTGTTTAGCTACTGAAGAACACACAGGGATGACAAGGTTAGACGGAGTGATGCTGCTGGAGGCATGCCCCCCGGTATAATTGCTTGCAGTTCTAGTTTCTATGGAGATTGTTCATAAAAGAAATCAAGCCAGTAATTATTTCGAGACCAAGGCTTGTTCTAGGGCCACTTAGAGAATCAAACTGTGCCTGTATTTGTTCAACCACAGGACCAGCTATGGTGAAGTTAATGTCTGGCACAGATATAGTCTCTGGCCACTGAAGTAGTGCTCCCAGCTCGTCCGCTCCATCACCAccagcatcatcatcagcagtgCCCATTCCACCCACAGTCACACCAGCAACAGCTGGTGTACCGTTGTCTCCATGAGTTGCAACATTCACTGGCCCAAAGATGTCCAGCATGGCAGTTGAATGTCGGTCTTGTTGCTCAAGGCAGCCACGAACAAAAACCTGGAGTGGACTCTGGTGTCTCTCTGTTCGCAGGCCATGATTGTTCCACTGCTGTGCAAACTCAGTCAAGTCTCTGTTGATCCTTGGCAGAAATACGTAATGGAGAGCCCAGAGATGCATTTCATTGTCAATGTCAATGATGTCTTCCTCCTCCAGGTGGCGAAATAAGTCATAGTAGACATTGGTCACGCCACGCCAAAGATCACCCCAAAGCCTTTCAATGCGTTGATTGTGGGTACTTCTTCCTCTTAGGGCACTACCACGGTCAAAGCCTCTGAAAATGTTCATCATCAACCAGACATCATTGTTCTCACCTCCTCTGTCTGTTCTGACACGGGAGGGCACACCATAGTTGGCCACGGCATTGATGAAGGATGTCAACACTGTACTGCTGCGGTTGTTATTGGAGGCATGAAGGAACACCACAAGGCGACTGTATCCATCAACACCTCCGTGTATGACTATCCTCCACCTAAagtcataaaagaaaaagaacatgcTTGGAAATGGAAAACAGACTCCAACTTAACAATTATCCTTTTAGCAGTTTGTGTCAAAATTTCACCTCCATGAGACTGACTTTACTGGAAACATCCTTGTATAAAAGGCATGGGTTTTTCTTGCCCAAACTAAGCATGTGTTCTTTAGTAAAGGATCAATGCATATTACATTTTCCTTTAACTATGAGTTGTGTAACAGAACATTTATACAAATATGgaataatgtaatttttattacCTTATCAGTTTGTGATTCCCATCAATGTGCCACAGCGAATTTGGACCTGCCACCTGATAGGCTCGTCTCTCCGGTCTCCGCAAAACTGCCCTAAGTGCAGCTGCTCCAGGATTTGTCCTCAGCATGCTTGCACGAACCCTACTCCTTTGCACAAGTAAGCCATGAACTCGCAGTGATGCTCGGACAGCCTCTGGACCAAGTTGTTCATTCCCAGCAACAACTTCCAGAACAACATCATCCAAAGCACTGTCTGTGAGTTCTGCATACCGTGATGCCCTGTTGCGCTGAAATCGTCTGTAATGACAAGTTAACCAGAAAAGGACATTCAAGTAATTGAGTCATGTCCTATTTCTCAATATTAATTGTGAATGTAAATTGTTATTTGTTCAGAAGCAGTGGTAAAAGTCCACATATATAAAGTTTCAGAACTGTTAAGTCTAATTTCAAAAGTTACTGACCTGAGACGTCTTCTAACTGTAGATGAGGAAACATTAAGAATTCCTGCGATCTGAGGTGCTGTGAAGCCACAAGATGCAAGAAATGACAGCTGCTGTCCAGTGATTCTGTATTGGGGTCGACCCCTACCTCCAGATCTAACAACTGGTGCCTGATATCCATAATGATCTGTAAGCATGTTTTATATTGAAGTGTAGCATGTCAAAACAAAGTCATAACTTTGTAACAGTTTTGATGCTTAAATAATCATTATTGCCTACCTAGTTGGCCTTGTTGAGGACAGAGTCTGACCTCCTCTATCATGCTGTCCAAGTCATGAAGAAGCTGTTCTGCTTCTGTGTCAGAGATGAGCCTCCCTCTGGCCCACTGAAGGCTCCGATGCAATATTTGGAGCCTgtgggatgaaaaaaaaaaaaaatctgatttctaTTTATGACAAAGTATCGATaaaacacacttgcacacacaagGTAAAAGTGCCTCACATTACCATAATATGAATAATGTCATAGGTTGAGTCACCAGAGTAACTTAAAGATTGCAGTAGGCAGGTCTTCTAAAATggtgacatttattttacaactgCTCTGTCAGTGCTCCCAGCACTGGGTTTTGGTCTTCAGAATTTTGTTCAGGCGCTTGGTCCAGATGAGGCGGAACCAAACAGGGAAGATGTCTCCAGTGAGCAGGCGGTGCTTAATGAAAATGGACTCGGACAAGACAGAAGAGCATCCAGGGATGCCGGAGCAAAATCTGGCTCACAGCGCCCAGCCGACCTATGTCAGTGAATGAAGTCTCCCCTGCCCGAAGGAGGAAGGGAACTGCAGCCAGACACCAAACTCCCGGACGATGGAGAAGGCAGCCTGGCCTGACGCCAAGCAACTGCAGCAGCCGAGATAAAGGGAGAGAGATAGTCCACCTGGCAAAGGTAGAACAAATACAGGCTATCCCAACCATGGCCAGCAAACTGCTACACTGGaaacaaaactagaaaaagttgttattagcataacagcacatgtgaatgctgtcatgctgaacgAATGGAATGAAATGCtgaaagatggctgaagatagtGAAAGATTGCTGAAATGTGCCttttgaaaaagtatttattaagcagaagtgaaaagttgaaggatttaaagctcaaactggagttaaaaggtgctgaaaggctgaaaggttgaactgaaatgtgcttaagattgctgaagatggctgaaaagggctgaaatatggttgttgaagaagtatatatgaagatTAAGTCAATAGTTGAAAGGagttaaagctcaaactggtgtttaaatgtagttaaaatggtggaaagctaaacttaaatgtgcttaagatagttcaacatggctgaaaatggctgaagtctgggtggtgaagcatcagctgaagtaatcatgaggctgaagtcaatagttaaagtatttaaagctgaaactgaatattaaaaggtgctgaactggtggGTTGTAGAACAAatcattgtaaaaggcagaaagagctgaaacagagtcgaattggcagctgaaacacagtccatcatgtaagtgagcagcaaaggataTGATGAGAAGgtcaaggaggagacaggagaagaagacagacatatgtggactcattaggaggacaaaaccaggtgagaagtccatgatctgcatcaataaaactgaatgatgatggatggtgtatgggagggaggatggtgtgtgtttgggggagtggtgtatgtttgggagagtgggtgatggaggggtggtgtgtgtgtgtgtgggaggatggggtacgtgaaggtggatgtttggtgtaggagagggaggacggtgtatgtgtaggagaatgatgtatgtgtgggaggatgggtagtggaaggatggtgtgtgtgtgtgtgtgaggtgtgaaggtggaggatggtgtatgtgtgggaggatgagtggtggagggatgatgtgtgtgtgggaggatggggtaggtgtgggagagtgtatggtggaaggatggtgagtgtgtgggaggatggatggtggaaggatggtgtgtgtgtggaaggatggatggtggaaggatggtgtgtgtgtgtgggaggacagagtatgtgagggttggatggtgtatgtgtgggaggatgaatggaggagtggaaggagagtgtgtgtgtttgtgtgtgtgtgtgttggtctggggggggggcaggactggttctcggggtgtgcggctgggcgctggggtgtggggctggcctctggtggtggccgtctgggcaggccgggtccccccgggtggcgtgctggccctcggcctgtgggggaggggggtgtccctgcgctcctgggcccgggccctctgccccgtctgtcccgggcggccggtgcccgggggggtcggggactgctggcctcggccggccggggccggtgccctgtgtc
Encoded here:
- the LOC121641663 gene encoding uncharacterized protein LOC121641663, encoding MIEEVRLCPQQGQLDHYGYQAPVVRSGGRGRPQYRITGQQLSFLASCGFTAPQIAGILNVSSSTVRRRLRRFQRNRASRYAELTDSALDDVVLEVVAGNEQLGPEAVRASLRVHGLLVQRSRVRASMLRTNPGAAALRAVLRRPERRAYQVAGPNSLWHIDGNHKLIRWRIVIHGGVDGYSRLVVFLHASNNNRSSTVLTSFINAVANYGVPSRVRTDRGGENNDVWLMMNIFRGFDRGSALRGRSTHNQRIERLWGDLWRGVTNVYYDLFRHLEEEDIIDIDNEMHLWALHYVFLPRINRDLTEFAQQWNNHGLRTERHQSPLQVFVRGCLEQQDRHSTAMLDIFGPVNVATHGDNGTPAVAGVTVGGMGTADDDAGGDGADELGALLQWPETISVPDINFTIAGPVVEQIQAQFDSLSGPRTSLGLEIITGLISFMNNLHRN